In Vanessa cardui chromosome 8, ilVanCard2.1, whole genome shotgun sequence, the following are encoded in one genomic region:
- the LOC124532030 gene encoding neural cell adhesion molecule 2-like — MRWAASVLFVNLLSTVLTAEIDDGAPFLQVMARSSVYNVGEKKAIYCKGLNLPEKIVWYSPSGNIVEGRSVKNTRVYVERPKNETLVSSLVPLIIHSTKIEDSGNWTCKAGSLSEKLEILVGEKVNLSVKEDSFIGEESKSAKLDCIAKGYPKPVVQWYKDLVPIVDDHKKYIVRKREDNHQLEIRNLTHQDTGEYTCKVTQKALSYYTYKRVFLTVQHKPVIVNHDTNEVYYTKYSSEEVYAIVNKTKNITCSAIASPPPTFRWNRRQNGFDGDAIEDEETVLNSADGTTSVLQLRVYNESYLGEYKCSVSNDMGHVSIVFDVQLGNKPNPPDSVNFMYATASEMTFNVTCSTCNMAIEEEDKSPDPKNLTVIGYSFQLVPFQENYPADWDAATEFKVDIVWPNDTLFTVGPLANKTTYHVRVSSRNAAGTSEWVEVSPPPSTSFAVKLVVSIVLLFGATLFARCY, encoded by the exons TCTTGACAGCGGAAATAGACGATGGGGCGCCTTTCCTGCAGGTCATGGCAAGATCATCAGTTTACAATGTCGGCGAGAAGAAAGCAATTTACTGCAAAGGACTGAATTTGCCTGAG AAAATCGTATGGTACTCGCCTTCCGGCAATATTGTTGAAGGACGCTCTGTCAAGAATACTAGGGTTTATGTGGAACGGCCTAAAAACGAAACTCTAGTCAGTAGCCTTGTGCCACTCATCATCCATAGCACCAAGATAGAAGATAGCGGTAACTGGACCTGTAAAGCCGGTTCTCTCAGTGAAAAACTGGAAATTCTTGTAGGTG AAAAAGTTAATTTGAGCGTAAAGGAAGATAGCTTCATAGGAGAGGAGTCGAAATCAGCAAAACTCGATTGCATAGCTAAAGGTTACCCAAAACCCGTTGTGCAATGGTACAAGGATTTAGTGCCTATTGTCG ATGATCATAAGAAATATATCGTAAGGAAAAGGGAAGACAACCATCAATTGGAAATCAGGAACTTGACTCATCAAGATACCGGAGAGTACACTTGTAAGGTGACACAAAAGGCGCTGTCCTATTACACCTACAAACGTGTTTTTCTTACCGTACAGC ATAAACCTGTCATCGTGAACCACGATACTAATGAGGTCTACTATACCAAGTATAGCAGCGAAGAGGTTTACGCTATTGTGAACAAAAC CAAAAATATTACGTGCAGTGCTATTGCGAGCCCTCCTCCTACTTTCCGTTGGAACAGGCGTCAGAACGGTTTCGATGGAGATGCAATTGAAGACGAAGAAACA gtCTTAAACTCTGCCGATGGTACCACATCAGTCTTACAGCTGAGAGTATATAACGAGAGCTACCTGGGCGAATATAAGTGTTCTGTTTCCAACGACATGGGCCATGTCTCGATTGTCTTTGACGTCCAATTGGGAAATAAACCAAACCCACCAGACTCC GTGAATTTCATGTACGCCACGGCATCTGAGATGACTTTCAACGTCACTTGCTCGACGTGCAATATGGCGATTGAAGAAGAAGACAAGTCTCCTGACCCCAAAAATCTCACGGTTATCG GTTATTCATTCCAGCTCGTTCCATTCCAAGAAAATTATCCCGCGGATTGGGATGCAGCCACAGAATTCAAAGTTGATATTGTATGGCCTAACG ATACATTGTTCACTGTGGGTCCGCTGGCCAACAAGACGACTTACCACGTGCGCGTTAGCTCGCGCAACGCAGCCGGCACGTCGGAGTGGGTGGAAGTGTCGCCGCCACCCTCGACGAGCTTCGCCGTCAAGCTGGTGGTGTCCATCGTCCTCCTGTTCGGCGCCACGTTGTTTGCGCGTTGTTATTAA